TCGGCGATGGAGATCCCCCAGGGCACTGACGTATGCCGGATTACGCTGAATACGGAGGCAGCGGCGGTCCGCGGATCAGGACTCTGGACCACCGAGTTAACGTAGAAGTGGGCCCGTACGAACCGGTCTGAGGCGCGCACGGTCCCGGGCAGGAATTCTCGAGGGTTTACGGCTTGCCAGTATTCGAGGACCGCCAACTGGCGCTCGAAAGTCGGCTCGTTGGTCATGACCTGATAGGCGCGGTCGTGCCAGATCACCATCTCGCCATCAACGAATTCAATGATTGCACTGTCACCGGTGGCATCAGACAGGGACAGATGCACCGTCGCTGAACGCCCGGGGGGACCGACCGGTACCTCGCCTGTGGCCACCTGCACTGGGTTCTCACGCAGGTCGGTCACGGCCTCTTCAACCGTAGCGAAGCGATCCAGTAGGTATTGCGGAAACACGGAGAGTGAAACCCGCGGGGTCACTCCGTCATCTTCAGGGTAAGTCGCTTCGACTTCCCACAACAAATTCACCACCAGGCCGAGCTCGTTCATGCCGTCGGCAGTGGCCATGTCATAACCGCTGATGATCACACTGCCGTGGGTGGCGGTCCATTCGGCCGAGCGTGGTCCGGCCGCACCGTCGCGCTCCATCCCGCGAGGGAAAGCCCACATGTTGCTGACCATGGGCAGCTTCCAATCCATGCTGCGCCCAGTCAGAACTCGGTCTTCGGGGCCGAGATATACAACGCGTGTGCAAGCACTCGAGGCATCTGCGGCCACCAAGCCTACCGCGAGGCAGGCAATAGTCAGTGAATGGAGAAGATAGCGCATCGCCGGTTTTCTCTCTGTCACGTATTCACGCGCTCGGTGGCGCATTGTGGCCCCATCGCGCAAAAGCGGTGGCGCCCCCTCAAGCTTTGTCCTCCGGCGTAAAACCCGCGCCGCGGTTGCGACAATCGGGTGGGTTGACGGCGGTGCATGAAGGACCGAATGACCGCCTCCTCCATCTTATAGACCAGGACGCGTCGCAACGCTGCGCCAAGGGGGCTGGGCATCCACCAGTGAGGACGTCCTCGAGCATTACATGATGAACCCTCGGGCCCTTCTTATTGGGTATCGGGGCTGACTCTGGCCAGGACACCTTGTCCCCGGGAAAGCGGCAAACGCACAACGACACCTTCGTTGGATCTGACAGACGTGCCTGTAAGGGCCCTTGTGTTGACCTGGTGGGAGACTAGGATAATGGGGTCGCCAGCACCCATGGCATTGACGTGCGCGATCGTCTCGCGGGTCTGTCGCTCACGATCACCCCGGCCGGCGAAGAACGAGTTCAGCGGCGGAAACTCCGCAACCTCGCCCACATCTATCACCTCGGCCGTGTCCATGCTGCGGCACCACTGGCTGGATAGGACGCGTGCCCGCTCGATACCGTGATCCCGCAGAAACGGCTTCCAGGCTCCTGCCTGCTCCCGTCCGCGATCATTGAGGTTCCGCTGGGTCGAACAGTCACCTATGTCGAAGCCAGGCGGGTCACCGGTGCCCGGCGCGAGGGCGTGCCGCAGAATCAATACCGCCTCCCCCTCGCGGAGGAGTGTCAGGGCCTCGTCGTTGTCCACGGCGAGCACGGCGGGAGGCAGCCACGCCAGTATCGCGGCCAGTAGAACCACCGGTGCCGTCCGGCTCCAGCGGCTACGGATAGCGGATGCCCAGGACGCCATGCCGCTATTGGCCCCGCGTGCGCAAGGCACCGCGCCCGCCGTCCACCGGGAACACCTGCCCCGTGATCCAACTGGACTCGCCACCCAGCAGAAAGGCCGCCATAGCCGCTGAATCCGCAGCTTCCCCGACGCGTTTCAAAGGGTGACTCGCGGCAAGGCTTTCGGCCATCTTTTCATTGGACAGCAGTTGCTCCGCAAGC
The DNA window shown above is from Aquisalimonas sp. 2447 and carries:
- a CDS encoding linear amide C-N hydrolase, whose product is MRHRAREYVTERKPAMRYLLHSLTIACLAVGLVAADASSACTRVVYLGPEDRVLTGRSMDWKLPMVSNMWAFPRGMERDGAAGPRSAEWTATHGSVIISGYDMATADGMNELGLVVNLLWEVEATYPEDDGVTPRVSLSVFPQYLLDRFATVEEAVTDLRENPVQVATGEVPVGPPGRSATVHLSLSDATGDSAIIEFVDGEMVIWHDRAYQVMTNEPTFERQLAVLEYWQAVNPREFLPGTVRASDRFVRAHFYVNSVVQSPDPRTAAASVFSVIRHTSVPWGISIADQPNLSTTRWRVVADHKDRRYYVESVISPSVFQVELNKLDLSEGAPVRQLDLGLDMERVLSGDVSSKFEPATAFTFQPAD
- a CDS encoding histidine phosphatase family protein is translated as MVLLAAILAWLPPAVLAVDNDEALTLLREGEAVLILRHALAPGTGDPPGFDIGDCSTQRNLNDRGREQAGAWKPFLRDHGIERARVLSSQWCRSMDTAEVIDVGEVAEFPPLNSFFAGRGDRERQTRETIAHVNAMGAGDPIILVSHQVNTRALTGTSVRSNEGVVVRLPLSRGQGVLARVSPDTQ